From the genome of Brevundimonas sp. NIBR11:
GATCTGGTGCAGCATGCATGGGCGTGTGCGGGTCTCGTACACGCTGTCCGAACAGGACCGCAGGAGAAAGGCCTTCTGCAGGGTGTTCAGGGTGCGGTTGACCGCCCAGGTCGAGGCGAAGGGACCGAAATATTCGCCGTCGGTAGTGTGGGAGCCTCGGTGTTTCCGGACCTGGGGGGCGCGATGATCCTTTCGAATCATCAGTTCGGCGAAGGACTTGTCGTCGCGCAGGACGACGTTGAAGCGGGGCTTCAGCTTCTTGATGAAGTTGGATTCGAGAAGGAGGGCCTCAGTCTCCGACGCGGTGACCACCAGCTCCATCGAGCGGGTCAGCGAGACCATCAGGCCGATGCGCTGGGTGTGGAAGCGGCCTTGGGCGTACTGGAGGATGCGTTTCTTGATCGACTTGGCCTTGCCGACATAGAGGCAGGTCCCGTCCTCGCCGTACATGCGATAGACGCCTGGCTTGTCGGGCGCGCGGCGCGCCTCGTCGCGGATCAGGTCGGCGGCGACGAGCGGCTTCGAATCAGGGGCGGGCGTCTCCACGGTCATCGGGGGGAATATAGGCGTCCGGCGGCGATCTGTCAGAGCGGCTTGATCGGTTCCGGAGAATGACGGAGGTTCGCCGCGACCGGCGGGGCGCGCCGGGAACGAGGGACTACATCATGCGTCGCATCGTCATGGTTCTCGCAGCGGGAGGCCTGCTGGCCGCCTGTGGGCAGGAGGCGCAGCCGGTCGGGCCGGACGGCGCGCCGGCCCAGACACTCGACTACATCGACGCCGTGCCGATCGATAAGGACGCGCCCCCGCCGGTGGTTCAGCCGCAGACTGCTGACAAAAAGGAGGAGCCGGAGCAGGCGCGGGAAGAGGAGAGGGCGGAAGAGACCGCGGCGCCTGCGGCGGCGACCGTCGGTCCGGCGGCGCAGGCAACGCCCACTCCGCCTCGACCGGCCGCTCCAGCGAACGACGCCGCCGCGGCGACGCGCCGGGCGAACGAGGCCGTCGCGCCCCGGTCGGAGACCGAGGTCCCCTACAGCCCGAACTAGGCGTCCAGCTTTCCCTTCGCCTGATCAGCAGCGAAGACGACGTCCTTGTCCGGCTTGGACGACTTGCCGTCGGGTCGGTCGAGGCGCTGGAGGATGTGGCGGATGATGTTGAGGCGGGCGGTCTTCTTGTCGTCTGTGGCGACGATGGTCCAGGGGGCGTCCCTGGTGTGGGTCTCGGCCAGCATGCGGTCTCGGGCCTCGGTGTAGGCGTCCCAGCGGGCCTGGGCCTCGGCGTCAAGTGACGAGACCTTGAAGCGCTTCAGCGGGTCGGTCATCCGGTCGGCCAGGCGTTTGGCCTGTTCCTGCTTGGAGATGTCGAGCCAGAATTTGATCAGGATGATGCCGGAAGCGGTCAGCATCTTCTCGAAGCGCGGGGCGTCGTCGAGGAACTGTTCGTGCTGTTCCGGGGTGCAGAAGCCCATGACCGGCTCGACGCCCGCGCGGTTGTACCAGGAGCGGTTGAACAGGACGAGCTCGCCCGCCGCGGGCAGGTGGGGGGCGTAGCGCTGGAAATACCACTGGCTGGTTTCGCGCTCGGTCGGCTTGGGCAGGGCGACGACGCGGGTCTGGCGCGGAGAGGCGTATTCGGTGATCCGCTTCAGCGCGCCGTCCTTGCCGGCGGTGTCGCGGCCCTCGAAGACGACGAGGACCTTCAGTCCCTTCTCGATCGCCCAGGCCTGGGTGGCGACCAGTTCGATCTGGAGCGCCTCAAGCTCGGTGTCGTAGTCGTCCTTCTTGCCCATGGGTCTCGTCTCCGTGTCCGACCACGTTGCGATTTATTCACTGGCGCGTCGAGGGACCATGAATAGGCTCGCGCCATGATCATGACCCGCCGACAGATGATGGCCGCCGCGACGGCCGCCGCCCTGACCACCGCCACCGCCGCAAAGGCGCGGGACGACAACGGTCTGGACGCCGCCCTCCAGACCGCGTTCGACGGCGGGCAGACGCCGGCGCTCGGCGGCATGGTGGTGGGGCCGGACGGCGCGAGCTGGATGGGCGCGAAGGGCGTCAGACATACGGGCGGCGCTGCCGTCGGACCCGACGACCTGTGGCATCTTGGATCGAACACCAAGGCGATGACGGCGGCGGTCTATGGTCGGCTGGTGGACAAGGGGCAGGCGTCCTGGAGCGCGACGCTCGGCGAGGCCCTGCCCGACACGGCGATGGACCCGGTCTGGAAAGTCGTGCCCGTCAAGCAGATCATGGCCCATCGCGCGGGCTTGGCCGACGCCACCGCGCTCGGACAGGCCTGGCTGATGACGGCGCGCGCCGATCCGGCATCCCTGCCAGAGCAAAGGCGAGCGCTGACGGCGACGATGCTGGCCTCGCCACCGGCTGGCGCGCCCGGCGCCTTCGGCTACGCCAACAGCAACTATATCCTGATCGGCGCCATCATCGAGCGGATCACCGGAGGGTCCTGGGAGGACGCCATGCGGGCGGAACTGTTCGAACCGCTAGGCATCACGACCGGAGGCTTCGGCGCGCCGCAGGGAGACCAGCCATGGGGGCACGGCGCCGGCGAGGGCGTCGATCCCAGCGGTCCCGTGACCGACAATCCGCCGGCGCTCGGCCCGGCCGGGACGGTCCACATGAGCTTGTCCGACTATGGACGCTTCCTGCGGGTCTTCCTGAGCGACGGCGCCGGCTGGCTGAAGCCCGAGACGCTGGCCGTGCTGATGACGCCGGTCGGCGAGGGCGCGCCGCCTTACGCAGGGGGCTGGATCGTTCCGCCGGGCCAGCCGTGGGCGCAAGGACCCTGCCTGACGCACGATGGGTCGAACACGATGTGGTACGCGTCGACCTGGATCGCACCGGGGATCGGCAAGGCTTTCGTGGCCGTCTCGAACGACGCGCAGCGCGGGAGGTCGGCGTGCCAGGCTCTGATCCCGGGCCTCATTCAGGCGATCTGACGCAAGCCGCTGGTGGATCGACTTCGGTCCGGTCATGTTGATCGGACATGAAGCGCGATTTCGCCGATTTCTGGAACCTGATGTGGGAGCTGGCGCTGGGGGTCTGCGCGGCCTTCGCCCTGCTCAACGTCTTCGCCCCGCCGCAGGACCTGCCGTGGAAGCCGCTGGACCTGAACCATCCGGTCGGTCAGGCGACGGAGGCCAAGGTCGCGGACTTCGAAGTTCCCTTCGCCGCGCCGCCGGAACAGGTCCGAGGGGCGACCGACGCCTGTCTCCAGACGCTGAGGGACGCCGGGGTCCAGGTGCGGCGGGCCGATGACCGGGATGACGGCGGATTCTGCCAGGTTCGAGGCGCGGTCACGATCACCGGTGGGGCTGTGACGCCGCTGAAACCCGGCGGTCTGACCATGCAGTGCCCATTGGCCGTGCGCTATGTGATCTGGGATCGGCAGGTGCTGCAGCCGGCCGCGCAGTCGATCTATGGCTCCAGAGCTGTCGCGGTGAACAACTTCGGGACCTATTCATGCCGCCGCATCTATGGCTCCACCGACGTTCAGGACCGGCCCAGCGAGCATGCGCGGGCCAATGCGCTGGACGTCGCCTCGGTGACGCTGGCGGACGGCCGGACAGTGTCGGTTCTGAACGACTGGAGCGGACAAGGTCCCAACGGAACAGAGGGTTCCGGCTTCCTGAGGCGCCTCCGTGACGGGGCCTGCCGGGTGTTTTCGACGGTCCTGACGCCCGACTACAATGAGGCGCATAAGGATCATCTTCACCTCGATGGAGCCCCTCGGGGGCTGTGTGTGACCGCGCCTCGTCCATAGGGATCGCCCGGCGCACGAATCGTTTCCTGTTGACCGGGCTTTGCGGGTGGGGGAAAACACCTGCGCAATCCGGATTTCGCGTGGGGTCCAAACCTGCGTTCAGCTCCTTCTATGAACGAGCCTATCCAGATGGATTGTCGGGCCCCTCTGAAAGGGCGTCCGCCTGGAAAAGCGCGTTTATGGAGACGCAACAATGGCGACCGGTACGGTCAAGTGGTTCAACCCCACGAAAGGCTTCGGCTTCATCCAGCCGGAAAGCGGCGGCGCCGATGTGTTCGTTCACATCACCGCCGTTCAGAAGGCTGGCCTGACGGGCCTCGATGAAAACGCCAAGGTGTCGTACGAGCTGGAATCCCAGCGCGGCAAGACCTCGGCTGTCGACCTGAAGCTTCTCTGATCCAGCACGGATCAGGATCGCTGAAGTGATCTAGGCGGGCGCGGTTCCTTCGGGAGCCGCGCCCGTTTTGCTTTTGGAGCGATTGCTCCATTGGGCCAGGACGATGGCGGCGAGGACCAGGACGCCGCCGAGGGCCTGAACCGGGGCCAGGGTCTCGCCGAAGATCAGCCAGCCAAGGGCGGCGGCGACGATCGGCTGGATCAGGATGGTGACGGCGGTGATGGAGGCAGGCAGCTTGCCGAGCGCCCAGGCCACGCCCCCCTGACCGGCCACATGCATGACGCCCATGCCGACACAGGCGGCCCATCCTGCGGCGGTGGCGGGGATCATGTTTTCCCCCAGCAGCAGGGCGGCCGCGCCCATGACGGGGACGCCCGCGACCGTGGCCCAGAAGGTAATGCGCAGGGCGCCGGCGGTGGTCCGGGCCTGTTTCACCGTCAGGAAATAGCCCGAGTACCAAAGGGCGACCGAGACCGAGAAGATGTCGCCCAGCACCGGGTTGGTCCCCTGACCGGGCGCGGCGCCGGCCGCCATGGCGAAGGCCCCGCCCATGGCGAGCGCAAGCGCGACGATGAAGAGACGGGCGGGCCGCTCCTTGAACACGAACCAGCCGACCAGGGTGACGACGACCGGAGTGAGGTTGCAGAGGACCGTGGCGTTGGCGACCGAGGTCATGACGATGCCGTAGTGCCAGAAGCTGAGATCCATCGCGAAGAAGAGGCCGGCGAGGAGCATCCATTTCGACGGGCGGCCGAAGCCTTCGCCGCCGGGGCGGCCGATGAGGATCAGCAGGAGGGGGAGGGCGAAGAGCAGTCGCCAGAACCCCGCCGCCGCCGGGCCGGTTTCGGTCAGGCGCACGAGAATGGGCGCGAGGCCCAGGATGCTGGCGGAGACCAGCACCACGATCAGGGGGATCAGGCGGGAGGGGGCGGCGGCAGGCATGACGTCGCATACAGCTTACCCTCCGCCAGAGGGAGAGGGCTTGAGCGCCCGTGAGCATCGCGAGCGGACTTGCGCGAAAGGGTGAGGGCCGTGCCTCACCGTGAAAATCCGCCGCTCACCCTCTCGCGTGGCCGATCGCTGCGCTCGTGGACGCTCAACCCGTCTCCCAATGAGAGAGGGAAGTCAGATCAGAAGCCCAGTTCCTCCCTCAACTCCTGCGCCGTCACCCCAGCCTCGCGCAGGGCCGCCAAGGTCACCGACCCGTCGCGCTTCGCATACCGTTTCCCATCCGGTCCCAGCAGCAGCCGGTGGTGGCGATACACCGGCGTCGGCAAACCCAGGAGGGCCTGCAGCACACGCTGGATCGAGGTGGTCTGAATCAGGTCCTCGCCCCGGATGATGTGGGTCACGTCTTGCAGGGCGTCATCGACGACAGAGGCGATGACGTAGCCGGCGCCGATGTCCTTGCGGCCCAGGACCATGTCGCCGAGCCGTTCGGGCGTCGCTGTCTTCATCCCATGATCGGCGGCCTCCTCGATCCAGGTCAGATGCTCGAACCCGCCGAGGCGGTCGCGGGCGGCCGCGAGGGACAGACGCCAGGCGAAGGGCTGGCCCGAGGCGAGCTTTTCGGCCTCTTCGTCGGGGGCGAGAGGGCCGCCGGCGAAAGCGTGGGCGTCGGCGGGATCGTCGGCGTGCGGGGCCATGCCGGCCAGCGCCATCAGTTCCTTGCGCGTCCGGAAGCAGCGGTAGAGGACGCCCATCTCGCGCAGGCGATCCAGAGCCGCATCGTAGTCGGCGCGATGTTCGGACTGGCGGCGGACCGGCTGTTCCCACTGGAGGCCCAGCCATCTGAGGTCGTCGAGGAGGGCCTCTTCATAGGCCGGACGACAGCGGGTGAAGTCGGTGTCCTCGATGCGGAGAAGGAAGCGACCGCTCGCCGCCTGCGAGGCCGTGAAGGCCGTCAGGGCGGAAAAGGCGTGGCCGCGATGCAGGAGGCCCGTCGGCGAAGGCGCGAAGCGGGTGACGAAGGTCAAAGCCGACGGATCGCCCCGGCCTGTTCGGCGCGCGCCACCCCCGCCCGGAGCGCCTCTACAGGTATGCCGTCGAACTGGGCCAGCAGATCCTCCAGGGCGAAACGCTGCTGATCGAACATCCAGTGCATGGCGATCGCCACCGGTCCGTGGAAGACGGGCGCCGCGACGGCGGTGCGCTGATACAGGGTGAGGGGTTTGCGCGCCGGCAGTTCGTAGGACGCCGGGCGGGGCGTGAGGGCGTGCTGCATCTGGGCCAGCTCGCTGACCAGGGCCGGATGTTTGCTCAAGACGGCGAGGCGGCGTCCCAGATCCTCGAGGTGATCGGCGAGGGCCCTGCCTCCGTCCTTTTCGGCGGGCGGAAAATAGGTGCGGAACGCCGGGTCCGTCATCGCCGCCCGTTCCAGGAGGGTGAAGAGGATGCGGCCGTAGAGGGGCGTGACCGAGAAGCTGATGTGGAGCGAGGCCGACGATCGGTCTCCGTCGGCGAGGGCGTCGTGATACCAGCCGCGCGGCAGGTAGAGGAGGTCGCCGGGCTTCATCCGGATTTCCTGCATCAGGGCGCCGCGCCGGGCCTCGAAGGCCGCGCGAGGATCGCCGGGCGGCATGGTGACCGGCGTGTCCTCCTGGTTCGCATAGAGACGCCAGGTCTTCTCACCCTCCATATGGATCGCGAAGACGTCGTGGGCGTCATAGTGGCTGGCGAAGGCCTGAACCCCGCCGAAGGAGCAGTAGGCGTTGGCGCCGACAGAGGCCGCGAAGGTGCGGCCCAGCATCTCTGTCACCGCCGACAGGGCAGATGTGCGCCACTGAACGTCATTGCCGACCAGGCTGGCGCCGGCGGACAGAAGGACTTCGACCCGAGCCGGCTGGGGGCGGTGCGAGGGGCCAGACTGGGTCTGAACCGTTGAACAATACTGATCCTCAGGGATCGGCTCACTGTTCATCACCAGTTTGAGGTTCTGGCTGGTCCAGCTGGAGGTCTGGTTCAGAAGGACGTTGAAGCCGGCCCAGTCGATGAGGGCGCGGCTGGCGTTGCCCGCGGCCGGCAGGTGCAGGGGTTTGCGCCCCAGGTGCTCGCTCATGAAGCGATCGACCGGGAAGGGGTGAAGCAGCTCGGCGAACGTCGGCATGGCGAAACGCTAGAATTGGCCTTGGGCCTTGTCCACCGTCGAGACCGCTTTCGAGGCCGGTGCGGATGCGCGGCTTTCGGCCGTCGTAGGCGCCGGGGAGAGGTGATCGTCGTGGCGAGATCGTCCACACTGGCGACGACCCGCCTTCGATCGACTGGACCCGGATGCCCCTCACGCCTGAAGAATTGATCGTCGCGCGCGAGCAACTGGTGCGGCTCGATCCGGCGCTGGCGCGAGCCCATGCCCAGACGCCGTTGTTCGAGTGGCGACGGGGAGATCACGGGTTCCTGGGGCTGTTCCGGATGATCGTGGATCAGCAGGTGTCGATGGCCTCGGCTGCCTCGGTCTGGGCGCGGTTGCAGGCGGGGCTGGGGGAGATCACGCCGGAGAGCCTGCTGGCGCACGACTTGGAGAGCCTGAGGGGGATGGGTTTGTCGCGGCAGAAGGCGACCTATGGTCAGGGGATCGCCCGGGCCCAGCTGGACGGGACGGTCGATCTGGAACACCTGTCGACGCTGGACGACGAGGCCGCGATCGCGGCCCTGGTGTCACTGAAGGGCGTGGGGTCGTGGACGGCCGAGGCCTACCTCCTGATCTGCGACGGGCGGACGGATGTCTTCCCGGGCGGAGATATCGCGCTGCAGGAAGCGATCAAGTGGGCGGATCGGCTGGAGCACAGGCCGGACACCAAGGCGGCCTATGCGCGCGCAGAGATATGGCGGCCGCACCGGGGCGCCGCCGCGCATCTGCTGTGGGCCTGGTACCTTGGGGTGAAGGCCGGTGAGATCGTGCTAGACCCCCCTTCGACGTAGCCCCCGCGACGCGCGGGAGGTAACAGGATGTCTTCGTGACCGGCCTTGTGCATCCCGACCTGATCAGCCCCGCCCTGACGCACCCGGAGACGGTGCTGGGCGCGCTCGACTTCGCGGGCGTGGCGGTGTTCGCCGCGACCGGGGCGCTGGCCGCCGCGCGGGAAAAGCACGACCTCGTCACCTTCGCCTTCTTCGCGGCCATCACGGGCGTGGGCGGGGGGACTCTGCGGGATCTGTTGATCGGGGCGCCGGTCTTCTGGGTGCAGGACTGGCGATACATCGCGGTCTGTCTCGGCGGGGCGCTGGCGGTCTGGCTGGTGGGCGCCGGCGAGTGGCGGTTCCGGGCCTTGCTCTGGCTCGATGCCATCGGGCTGGGAGCCTATGGCGTGCTCGGCGCGGCCAAGGCCGAGGCGTTCGGGGTGCCGCCGCTGATCTGCATCGTGATGGGCGCGCTGACGGCCTGTTTCGGCGGGATCGTGCGGGACATCCTGGCGGGGCAGCCGTCGATCCTGCTGCGGCGCGAGATCACCATCTCGGCGGCCCTGCTGGCGGCGACCCTCTATGTGGTGGCGCGTCAGTTGGGACTGGACCACTGGCCGGCGGCCTTGATCGCCGCGCCGATCGGATTCGCGCTCAGGGCCGGCGCCCTGGCCTGGGGTTGGAGCCTGCCGGCCTTCCCCGGCGGGTTCATCCGCAAGGGCTCGTCATGAAAGCTCCGCATCACCGTCGTGGCGATGCGGACGAATCGGGCGTAGGCTCCTCTCACTAGAGAGAAGGAGAGACGTCTTCAGTCCGATTTCCTCGATTTTCGGC
Proteins encoded in this window:
- the ppk2 gene encoding polyphosphate kinase 2, with the protein product MGKKDDYDTELEALQIELVATQAWAIEKGLKVLVVFEGRDTAGKDGALKRITEYASPRQTRVVALPKPTERETSQWYFQRYAPHLPAAGELVLFNRSWYNRAGVEPVMGFCTPEQHEQFLDDAPRFEKMLTASGIILIKFWLDISKQEQAKRLADRMTDPLKRFKVSSLDAEAQARWDAYTEARDRMLAETHTRDAPWTIVATDDKKTARLNIIRHILQRLDRPDGKSSKPDKDVVFAADQAKGKLDA
- the gluQRS gene encoding tRNA glutamyl-Q(34) synthetase GluQRS; the encoded protein is MTFVTRFAPSPTGLLHRGHAFSALTAFTASQAASGRFLLRIEDTDFTRCRPAYEEALLDDLRWLGLQWEQPVRRQSEHRADYDAALDRLREMGVLYRCFRTRKELMALAGMAPHADDPADAHAFAGGPLAPDEEAEKLASGQPFAWRLSLAAARDRLGGFEHLTWIEEAADHGMKTATPERLGDMVLGRKDIGAGYVIASVVDDALQDVTHIIRGEDLIQTTSIQRVLQALLGLPTPVYRHHRLLLGPDGKRYAKRDGSVTLAALREAGVTAQELREELGF
- a CDS encoding DNA-3-methyladenine glycosylase 2 family protein, with amino-acid sequence MPLTPEELIVAREQLVRLDPALARAHAQTPLFEWRRGDHGFLGLFRMIVDQQVSMASAASVWARLQAGLGEITPESLLAHDLESLRGMGLSRQKATYGQGIARAQLDGTVDLEHLSTLDDEAAIAALVSLKGVGSWTAEAYLLICDGRTDVFPGGDIALQEAIKWADRLEHRPDTKAAYARAEIWRPHRGAAAHLLWAWYLGVKAGEIVLDPPST
- a CDS encoding cupin domain-containing protein; translation: MPTFAELLHPFPVDRFMSEHLGRKPLHLPAAGNASRALIDWAGFNVLLNQTSSWTSQNLKLVMNSEPIPEDQYCSTVQTQSGPSHRPQPARVEVLLSAGASLVGNDVQWRTSALSAVTEMLGRTFAASVGANAYCSFGGVQAFASHYDAHDVFAIHMEGEKTWRLYANQEDTPVTMPPGDPRAAFEARRGALMQEIRMKPGDLLYLPRGWYHDALADGDRSSASLHISFSVTPLYGRILFTLLERAAMTDPAFRTYFPPAEKDGGRALADHLEDLGRRLAVLSKHPALVSELAQMQHALTPRPASYELPARKPLTLYQRTAVAAPVFHGPVAIAMHWMFDQQRFALEDLLAQFDGIPVEALRAGVARAEQAGAIRRL
- a CDS encoding extensin family protein, which codes for MKRDFADFWNLMWELALGVCAAFALLNVFAPPQDLPWKPLDLNHPVGQATEAKVADFEVPFAAPPEQVRGATDACLQTLRDAGVQVRRADDRDDGGFCQVRGAVTITGGAVTPLKPGGLTMQCPLAVRYVIWDRQVLQPAAQSIYGSRAVAVNNFGTYSCRRIYGSTDVQDRPSEHARANALDVASVTLADGRTVSVLNDWSGQGPNGTEGSGFLRRLRDGACRVFSTVLTPDYNEAHKDHLHLDGAPRGLCVTAPRP
- a CDS encoding DMT family transporter, encoding MPAAAPSRLIPLIVVLVSASILGLAPILVRLTETGPAAAGFWRLLFALPLLLILIGRPGGEGFGRPSKWMLLAGLFFAMDLSFWHYGIVMTSVANATVLCNLTPVVVTLVGWFVFKERPARLFIVALALAMGGAFAMAAGAAPGQGTNPVLGDIFSVSVALWYSGYFLTVKQARTTAGALRITFWATVAGVPVMGAAALLLGENMIPATAAGWAACVGMGVMHVAGQGGVAWALGKLPASITAVTILIQPIVAAALGWLIFGETLAPVQALGGVLVLAAIVLAQWSNRSKSKTGAAPEGTAPA
- a CDS encoding serine hydrolase domain-containing protein, with translation MIMTRRQMMAAATAAALTTATAAKARDDNGLDAALQTAFDGGQTPALGGMVVGPDGASWMGAKGVRHTGGAAVGPDDLWHLGSNTKAMTAAVYGRLVDKGQASWSATLGEALPDTAMDPVWKVVPVKQIMAHRAGLADATALGQAWLMTARADPASLPEQRRALTATMLASPPAGAPGAFGYANSNYILIGAIIERITGGSWEDAMRAELFEPLGITTGGFGAPQGDQPWGHGAGEGVDPSGPVTDNPPALGPAGTVHMSLSDYGRFLRVFLSDGAGWLKPETLAVLMTPVGEGAPPYAGGWIVPPGQPWAQGPCLTHDGSNTMWYASTWIAPGIGKAFVAVSNDAQRGRSACQALIPGLIQAI
- a CDS encoding trimeric intracellular cation channel family protein; the protein is MSPALTHPETVLGALDFAGVAVFAATGALAAAREKHDLVTFAFFAAITGVGGGTLRDLLIGAPVFWVQDWRYIAVCLGGALAVWLVGAGEWRFRALLWLDAIGLGAYGVLGAAKAEAFGVPPLICIVMGALTACFGGIVRDILAGQPSILLRREITISAALLAATLYVVARQLGLDHWPAALIAAPIGFALRAGALAWGWSLPAFPGGFIRKGSS
- a CDS encoding cold-shock protein, producing the protein MATGTVKWFNPTKGFGFIQPESGGADVFVHITAVQKAGLTGLDENAKVSYELESQRGKTSAVDLKLL